From Chromohalobacter canadensis, one genomic window encodes:
- a CDS encoding GIY-YIG nuclease family protein → MADNERTARSQAWYLYLVETSAGALYTGVTTDVARRFREHRDGKRGARALRGKGPLILRHSEYVGSHGEALRQEAALKKLSPAAKRAWLAARGGGASSS, encoded by the coding sequence ATGGCCGATAACGAGCGTACCGCACGATCGCAGGCCTGGTATCTCTACCTGGTCGAAACGTCGGCAGGGGCGCTTTATACCGGGGTGACGACCGATGTGGCGCGGCGTTTCCGCGAGCATCGCGACGGCAAGCGCGGCGCACGAGCCTTGCGCGGCAAAGGCCCGTTGATCTTGCGTCATTCGGAATACGTGGGCAGCCATGGCGAGGCATTGCGCCAAGAAGCCGCCCTCAAGAAGCTCAGTCCCGCCGCCAAGCGTGCCTGGTTGGCGGCACGTGGGGGCGGGGCGTCGTCGTCATAG
- a CDS encoding phosphoglycolate phosphatase produces the protein MPSRAIHPALEGIQLVVFDLDGTLIDSVPDLAAAVDSALRDMALPEVGEAAARDWVGNGSRKLVERALQAVGAQDRNLDGAHDIFLHHYRLAPCRATRVYPGVRDALEALAARGVALGLITNKPTAFIAPILACLDLEHYFALTLGGDALSTRKPDPAPLLHLAERLEVAPSACLMVGDSRHDVEAGRRAGFRTLAVPYGYNHGEPVSASEPDVMVESLGELV, from the coding sequence ATGCCGTCCCGCGCGATACATCCCGCCCTTGAGGGTATTCAGCTCGTGGTCTTCGATCTCGACGGCACCCTGATCGATTCCGTGCCGGATCTAGCGGCGGCGGTCGATAGTGCGCTTCGCGACATGGCGCTGCCCGAGGTTGGCGAGGCGGCGGCGCGTGACTGGGTGGGTAACGGCTCGCGCAAGCTGGTCGAGCGTGCCTTGCAGGCCGTTGGTGCGCAGGATAGGAATCTCGATGGGGCGCATGACATCTTTTTGCATCATTACCGCCTGGCGCCGTGTCGTGCCACCCGGGTGTATCCTGGCGTTCGCGATGCGCTCGAAGCGCTTGCTGCGCGCGGTGTGGCATTGGGGTTAATCACCAACAAGCCGACAGCGTTCATCGCTCCTATTCTGGCATGTCTGGACCTTGAGCATTACTTTGCGCTGACCCTGGGCGGCGATGCTTTGTCCACCAGGAAACCCGATCCGGCCCCGCTGCTGCATCTGGCGGAGCGCCTTGAGGTCGCGCCGAGCGCGTGTTTGATGGTGGGAGATTCGCGGCACGACGTGGAAGCCGGTCGGCGAGCGGGTTTTCGTACATTGGCGGTGCCATATGGGTATAATCACGGCGAGCCGGTGTCCGCGAGCGAGCCGGATGTCATGGTTGAATCGCTGGGGGAACTCGTTTAG
- the trpE gene encoding anthranilate synthase component I: protein MTPERFTELAQAGYNRIPVTREVLADLDTPLSTYLKLADAPWTFLLESVQGGEKWGRYSIIGLPSRERIEVRGQVVRHIADGEVLGATEVEDPLAWIEQFQARFKVPQVDDQPRFDGGLVGYFGHDTIRYIEPRLRGVEKPDPIGVPDILLMVCDELVVFDNLSGRLTLWTHADPDMTDAYPRALERLEALEMKLRSATLNTVSPGTGGPAVEEGHFTSGFTEAGFKDAVEQIKEYVLAGDVMQCVPSQRMTIPYRAAPLDLYRALRSLNPSPYMFFFNLDDHHVVGSSPEILTRLEDGEVTVRPIAGTRVRGQSEAEDKALEAELLADPKEIAEHLMLIDLGRNDIGRISETGSVEVTDNMAIERYSHVMHIVSHVTGKLKPGMSALDVLRATFPAGTLSGAPKFRALQILDELEPVKRGVYGGAVGYLSWHGNMDTAIAIRTAVIKDGQLHVQAGAGIVADSVPEQEWQETLNKGRALFRAVAMAERGLDNLG from the coding sequence ATGACCCCCGAACGCTTCACCGAGCTGGCGCAGGCCGGCTATAACCGTATTCCCGTGACCCGCGAAGTGCTTGCGGATCTCGACACGCCGCTCTCCACCTATCTCAAGCTGGCCGATGCGCCCTGGACCTTCCTGCTCGAATCAGTGCAGGGCGGCGAGAAATGGGGTCGCTATTCGATCATCGGCTTGCCGAGTCGCGAGCGCATCGAAGTGCGCGGCCAGGTGGTACGTCATATTGCTGACGGCGAAGTGCTCGGCGCCACCGAGGTCGAAGACCCGCTGGCATGGATCGAGCAGTTCCAGGCGCGCTTCAAGGTGCCGCAGGTCGACGACCAGCCCCGTTTCGATGGCGGTTTGGTCGGGTATTTCGGTCATGACACTATCCGTTATATCGAACCGCGCCTGCGGGGCGTGGAAAAGCCCGATCCCATCGGGGTGCCGGACATCCTGCTGATGGTCTGCGACGAGCTGGTGGTTTTCGATAACCTTTCCGGACGTCTGACGCTGTGGACGCATGCCGACCCCGACATGACGGATGCCTATCCGCGGGCCTTGGAGCGTCTCGAAGCGCTGGAAATGAAGCTGCGCAGCGCCACGCTCAACACCGTTAGCCCCGGCACCGGCGGGCCGGCGGTGGAGGAGGGGCACTTTACCTCCGGGTTTACCGAGGCCGGCTTCAAGGACGCGGTCGAGCAGATCAAGGAGTACGTGTTGGCCGGCGACGTCATGCAGTGCGTGCCGTCGCAACGCATGACGATCCCGTATCGCGCAGCGCCGTTGGACCTGTATCGCGCGCTACGTAGCCTCAATCCGTCGCCCTACATGTTCTTCTTCAACCTGGACGATCATCATGTGGTCGGGTCGTCTCCGGAAATCCTCACGCGTCTGGAAGACGGCGAGGTCACGGTGCGTCCCATTGCGGGCACGCGGGTGCGTGGCCAAAGCGAGGCAGAAGACAAGGCGCTCGAGGCCGAACTGCTTGCCGACCCCAAGGAGATCGCCGAGCATTTGATGCTGATCGATCTGGGCCGCAACGACATCGGGCGCATCAGTGAAACTGGGTCGGTCGAGGTCACCGATAACATGGCCATCGAGCGTTACTCACACGTCATGCATATCGTCTCCCACGTGACCGGTAAGCTGAAGCCCGGGATGTCGGCACTCGACGTGCTGCGCGCCACCTTCCCCGCCGGCACGCTCTCCGGGGCGCCCAAGTTCCGCGCTTTACAGATTCTCGACGAGCTCGAGCCGGTCAAGCGCGGCGTCTACGGCGGCGCGGTCGGCTATCTTTCCTGGCACGGCAACATGGATACCGCCATTGCCATTCGCACGGCGGTCATCAAGGATGGCCAGCTGCATGTGCAGGCGGGCGCGGGCATCGTCGCCGACTCGGTACCCGAGCAGGAATGGCAGGAAACGCTCAATAAAGGCCGCGCTTTGTTTCGCGCGGTGGCGATGGCCGAGCGGGGCCTCGACAATCTCGGTTGA
- a CDS encoding dihydroxyacetone kinase subunit DhaK, translating into MQHFFNDASRVVADVLYATGHLAPLRIAEPQSGVRILIRRDWDRDTRGQQQVAVLSGGGAGHEPAHAGFIGEGMLTGVISGSLFASPSMDAVLAAIREVCGSAGCLLVVKNYTGDRLNFGLAAEQARREGLKVAMVIVADDISLPDTPQPRGLAGTVLIHKIAGYHAQQQDSLDDIQALAQHACERMASMGMALTPATLPGQARPDRSPELGLGIHNEPGAQHIVPDSARDAMSHVVTPLTAALDERGHTDSWIALLNNLGGCSTQEMGVLTGSLIDHLGAARMTQLIGPAPLMTSLDMHGFSVTLMAADATMRKALQAPTDAPAWPGVRNVRQPDTFTPNLAARNGALQDNAPQATHIAAALTQVLSVLRDARDDLDGLDAQSGDGDAGSSLVEGADAIEQALTAGRLDTAHPERLFAGLGQCLATGMGGSSGVLLSILFTATATALEQRGLVDSLWQGVERMQTYGGARLGDRTLLDALIPALQTLQKDATLTEAAQAARQGATHTATLSHARAGRAAYVPDSALEGVVDPGAEAVARVFETLARCL; encoded by the coding sequence ATGCAACATTTTTTCAATGACGCCTCACGCGTCGTCGCCGACGTTCTCTACGCCACCGGCCACCTTGCTCCCTTGCGTATCGCCGAACCCCAAAGCGGCGTACGCATCCTGATTCGTCGCGACTGGGACCGCGACACGCGCGGCCAGCAACAAGTCGCAGTGCTATCCGGTGGCGGCGCAGGACACGAGCCCGCGCATGCCGGCTTCATCGGCGAGGGCATGCTGACCGGGGTGATTTCCGGCAGCCTGTTCGCCTCCCCCAGCATGGACGCCGTACTCGCTGCCATTCGCGAAGTCTGCGGGTCGGCCGGCTGCTTACTGGTCGTCAAGAACTATACCGGGGACCGGCTCAACTTCGGATTGGCCGCCGAGCAGGCGCGTCGTGAAGGCCTCAAGGTCGCCATGGTCATCGTCGCCGACGATATCTCCCTGCCCGATACGCCACAGCCACGTGGCCTAGCCGGTACCGTGCTGATCCACAAGATCGCTGGCTATCACGCGCAACAGCAAGACTCACTGGACGATATTCAAGCCCTTGCTCAACACGCATGCGAGCGTATGGCCTCGATGGGCATGGCGCTCACGCCAGCCACCCTGCCGGGCCAAGCGCGTCCCGACCGAAGCCCGGAACTAGGGCTAGGTATCCACAACGAGCCGGGCGCCCAGCATATCGTGCCGGATAGCGCACGCGACGCCATGAGCCACGTCGTCACGCCCCTCACAGCCGCCCTAGATGAACGCGGCCACACCGACAGCTGGATCGCCCTGCTTAACAACCTCGGCGGCTGTTCGACCCAGGAGATGGGCGTGCTTACCGGCAGCTTGATCGACCACCTGGGTGCGGCGCGCATGACTCAGCTCATCGGCCCCGCGCCTTTGATGACCTCGCTGGATATGCACGGTTTCTCGGTAACGCTGATGGCCGCCGACGCCACCATGCGTAAAGCCTTGCAGGCGCCTACCGATGCACCCGCCTGGCCCGGCGTCAGGAACGTGCGCCAGCCGGACACCTTCACACCCAACCTCGCCGCCCGCAACGGCGCACTGCAAGACAACGCACCCCAAGCGACGCACATTGCGGCGGCGCTCACTCAGGTGCTCAGTGTTTTACGCGATGCACGTGACGATCTCGATGGGCTCGATGCCCAGAGCGGCGACGGCGATGCCGGCAGCAGCTTGGTGGAGGGCGCCGATGCCATCGAGCAGGCGTTGACGGCCGGCCGCCTGGATACCGCACACCCCGAGCGGTTATTCGCAGGCTTGGGGCAATGCCTGGCCACCGGGATGGGCGGCTCGAGCGGGGTACTGCTGTCAATCCTGTTTACTGCCACGGCGACTGCCCTCGAGCAACGCGGCCTGGTCGACAGTCTTTGGCAAGGGGTCGAGCGCATGCAGACTTATGGCGGCGCCCGGCTCGGCGACCGCACCCTGCTTGACGCCTTGATCCCCGCTCTTCAAACGCTACAAAAAGACGCCACGCTCACCGAAGCGGCCCAAGCAGCACGCCAGGGTGCCACGCATACGGCCACCCTCTCCCACGCCCGAGCCGGACGTGCCGCCTATGTACCCGACAGTGCATTGGAAGGCGTCGTCGACCCTGGCGCAGAAGCAGTCGCGCGGGTCTTCGAAACACTGGCCCGCTGCCTATAA
- the rpe gene encoding ribulose-phosphate 3-epimerase: MPDFKIAPSILSADFARLGQETEDVLASGADIVHFDVMDNHYVPNLTIGPMVCKALRDHGITAPIDAHLMVKPVDRLIGDFIEAGASYITFHPEASEHIDRSLQLIRDGGCKAGLVFNPATPLHYLDYVMDKLDMVLLMSVNPGFGGQSFIPGTLDKLREVRQRIDASGRDIRLEVDGGVKAENIAEIARAGADTFVAGSAIFKARDEADPHRYDSVMRTFRDALAQR; encoded by the coding sequence ATGCCCGACTTCAAGATTGCGCCTTCGATTCTGTCCGCCGATTTCGCTCGTCTGGGTCAGGAGACGGAGGATGTGTTGGCATCCGGCGCGGATATCGTGCATTTCGATGTCATGGACAATCATTACGTTCCCAACCTCACCATCGGTCCGATGGTGTGCAAGGCTCTGCGTGACCATGGCATTACCGCGCCCATCGATGCGCATTTGATGGTCAAGCCGGTGGATCGCCTGATCGGAGATTTCATCGAGGCAGGCGCGAGTTACATCACCTTTCACCCCGAGGCCAGCGAACACATCGACCGCTCCTTGCAGTTGATCCGCGATGGTGGCTGCAAGGCTGGCCTGGTCTTCAATCCCGCCACGCCGCTGCATTACCTCGACTACGTCATGGACAAGCTCGACATGGTGCTGCTGATGAGCGTCAATCCCGGCTTCGGCGGCCAATCTTTCATTCCTGGCACGCTCGATAAGCTGCGCGAGGTGCGCCAGCGTATCGATGCCAGCGGTCGCGATATCCGCCTGGAGGTCGATGGTGGCGTCAAGGCCGAGAATATCGCTGAAATCGCGCGGGCTGGTGCGGACACCTTCGTCGCCGGGTCGGCGATTTTCAAGGCACGTGACGAGGCGGACCCGCACCGTTATGACAGCGTCATGCGGACCTTCCGTGACGCCTTGGCGCAGCGTTGA
- a CDS encoding NAD(P)/FAD-dependent oxidoreductase: MSTPRIVVVGGGAGGLELVTRLGRKLGKRQRAEIVLVDRNSTHIWKPLLHEVATGVLDSSLDEVSYQGHSKAHGYRFQRGTLSNLDRDNRTITLAPIIDDDGVVILPARTIEYDYLVMALGSVSNDFGTPGVAKHSHFIDSPEQAENFRQHMLNTFLRYSDPERRTHPKLSVGLVGAGATGVELAAELIGASKMLHSYGFTAMDSGKLEIHLIEAAPRILPALPERISQAVHKELEKLGVQIHVDTRVTCADEHGFITADETRIATDLNVWAAGIRAPAFLSELGLATERNHQLKVNQTLQSLDDERIFAFGDCASCPQPDDTRVPPRAQAAHQQATLLYHNLRAAMDDKPLKPFVFRDRGSLISLAHFEAVGSLMRGTSARSLFIEGRLAKLFYASLYRMHQMAIHGVVKTSMTIVVDGLNRYLRPRMKLH, encoded by the coding sequence ATGTCCACACCCCGCATCGTGGTGGTCGGTGGCGGCGCCGGCGGCCTCGAACTGGTTACCCGCCTGGGACGCAAGCTCGGCAAGCGCCAACGCGCCGAGATCGTGCTCGTCGACCGCAACTCGACCCATATCTGGAAGCCCCTGCTGCACGAAGTAGCCACGGGCGTGCTCGACTCCAGCCTCGACGAAGTCTCCTATCAAGGCCATTCCAAGGCGCATGGCTACCGCTTCCAGCGCGGCACACTGAGCAATCTCGACCGTGACAACCGCACCATTACCCTGGCGCCGATCATCGACGACGACGGCGTCGTGATCCTCCCTGCCCGCACGATCGAATACGATTATCTGGTCATGGCGCTGGGCAGTGTCTCCAACGACTTCGGCACCCCCGGCGTCGCCAAGCATAGCCACTTCATCGACAGCCCCGAGCAGGCCGAAAACTTCCGCCAGCACATGCTCAACACCTTCCTGCGTTACAGCGACCCTGAACGCCGAACCCACCCCAAGTTGAGTGTGGGACTCGTAGGGGCTGGCGCCACCGGGGTCGAACTCGCAGCGGAGTTGATCGGTGCTTCCAAGATGCTGCACAGCTACGGCTTCACCGCCATGGACAGCGGCAAGCTGGAGATCCATCTGATCGAGGCGGCGCCACGCATTCTGCCAGCGCTACCCGAACGCATCAGCCAGGCCGTGCATAAGGAACTGGAAAAGCTCGGCGTGCAGATCCACGTCGACACCCGCGTGACCTGCGCCGATGAACACGGCTTCATTACCGCCGACGAGACGCGCATCGCCACCGACCTGAACGTCTGGGCGGCGGGGATTCGCGCACCGGCATTTCTATCCGAACTGGGCCTTGCCACCGAGCGCAACCATCAGCTCAAGGTAAACCAGACCCTGCAGAGCCTCGACGACGAGCGCATCTTCGCCTTCGGTGATTGCGCCTCCTGTCCCCAGCCCGACGACACCCGCGTACCGCCGCGCGCTCAAGCGGCCCACCAGCAGGCCACCCTGCTGTATCACAACCTGCGCGCCGCCATGGACGACAAGCCCCTCAAACCCTTCGTGTTTCGCGACCGTGGCTCGCTTATCTCGCTGGCCCACTTCGAAGCCGTGGGCAGCCTGATGCGAGGCACTTCGGCACGCAGCCTGTTCATCGAGGGGCGCCTGGCCAAGCTGTTCTATGCCTCGCTCTATCGCATGCATCAGATGGCCATTCATGGCGTGGTCAAAACCAGCATGACCATCGTCGTCGATGGCCTCAATCGCTACCTGCGTCCACGCATGAAGTTGCACTAA